From a region of the Pukyongiella litopenaei genome:
- a CDS encoding ABC transporter permease, protein MLTFTVRRLVLAVPTLLFISLVIFLLLELAPGDPMAQVPLTVPPEVKEKMREALGLGQPLHIRFWKWIVQFFWIEPQVLIDHYFGTGFSQGDLRVISWQTRSPVMDIVIQRIPQTLWVVGTAYVVAIIIALPIGIYSAYRQYSWFDQLGTFVSMVGFSVPPFFSGVLVIVIFSVQLGWFPSIYDTTHQVTDWDSFVVQLKQMIMPVMVLALQITAQLSRFMRASMLDNLNQDYVRTARAKGISEYMVVMVHVLRNSMIPVITVIALGIPAIFGGAIITEQVFKVNGIGQLLIGAIQANDLPMVQTLTFIFAVLIVLFNLIADVLYGVLDPRIRYD, encoded by the coding sequence ATGCTGACTTTCACCGTCCGACGCCTTGTCCTGGCCGTTCCGACGTTGCTGTTCATCAGCCTGGTGATCTTCCTGCTGCTGGAACTGGCCCCCGGCGATCCGATGGCGCAGGTGCCACTGACGGTCCCCCCCGAAGTCAAGGAAAAGATGCGCGAGGCGCTGGGACTGGGGCAACCGCTGCATATCCGGTTCTGGAAATGGATCGTGCAGTTTTTCTGGATCGAACCGCAGGTTCTGATCGATCATTATTTCGGCACCGGTTTTTCGCAGGGCGACCTGCGGGTGATTTCCTGGCAGACCCGCAGCCCGGTCATGGACATCGTGATCCAGCGCATTCCGCAGACCCTGTGGGTGGTCGGGACCGCCTATGTGGTCGCCATCATCATCGCGCTGCCGATCGGCATCTATTCCGCCTACCGCCAGTATTCATGGTTCGACCAGCTCGGCACCTTCGTGTCGATGGTGGGATTCTCGGTCCCGCCGTTTTTTTCCGGCGTGCTGGTGATCGTGATCTTTTCGGTCCAGCTGGGCTGGTTCCCGTCGATCTACGACACCACCCACCAGGTCACCGACTGGGACAGTTTCGTCGTGCAGCTGAAACAGATGATCATGCCGGTGATGGTGCTGGCGCTGCAGATCACCGCGCAATTGTCGCGCTTCATGCGCGCCTCGATGCTGGACAACCTGAACCAGGACTATGTGCGCACCGCCCGCGCCAAGGGGATCAGCGAATACATGGTGGTCATGGTGCATGTGCTGCGCAACTCGATGATCCCGGTAATCACGGTGATCGCGCTGGGGATACCGGCGATCTTCGGCGGCGCGATCATCACCGAGCAGGTGTTCAAGGTGAACGGGATCGGCCAGCTGCTGATCGGCGCGATCCAGGCCAACGACCTGCCGATGGTGCAGACGCTGACCTTTATCTTCGCGGTGCTGATCGTGCTGTTCAACCTGATCGCCGACGTTCTCTATGGCGTGCTCGATCCGAGGATCCGCTATGACTGA